The Spirosoma oryzicola region TGAGTCGCTCCTGCGCGATCAGGGCTATTATACATTTTCGCGTCAGTACATTCCCGTAACCGATCTGGATACGACCCGACGCAGCACTGAGCGACTGCCCACAGTGGACACCCTACGCCGAAACATTGACGTTTACCTACGAATCCTGAACCCGCCCGGCCAGTCAGCTCATCCCATTTATCGAATTGGCGACGTAGAAGTGCGGATCAGCCCCGACGAGCAGCAGTCACCCGTTGTGTCAACTGAACTGGACACGGTTAAGCGGAATGGTATTACCTACTTATTGGGTGGTCGCAATATCTCTTCCCGGATATTAGACAGTAAGATACGGATTCGCCCCGGCGAACTCTACAGCCAGACAAATTACCGCGAAACGCAACGGTCGTTGTTTCTGCTGAACCAATTCAAATTTGTCAACCTGAATTTCATCGATACCACCAATCGACGCTTGCGGGCGCTCGTCACTGCTACTCCGTTAGACAAATACGAAGCTACTGCGGAGAGCGGGGTAACGGTTCTGTACCAAGGTCAAGGTTATCCCGGTGGGTTTGGCAACCTGACGTTCCGGGTCCGTAATTTGTTTGGTGGCCTCGAAACGTTTGAAACCAGCATTCGCTACGGTTTCGAAGCACAAACCGGCTTCTTGCCCAAAGCCATTAGTGAACGGCAAGTGTATTCCTCTCAGGAACTGGGCATAAGCAGTTCATTAATTTTTCCTCAAATCATCTTTCCAAGTCGTTTACGGTTTTTATTCAATACTTATAATCCTAGAACCCAGCTAAGTATAAGTTACAATAATTCCTTTCGGCCCGATTTCCGTCGATCCTTATTGCGGGCATCGATGGCTTACAACTGGCAAATTTCGCCAACCAAGCAATTCAATTTTCTAATTGCTGACATCAATCTAATCAACGCTGGCGCTGGTACCGATTCGCTCGTTAGTAGTAGCTTTTATGAGCAAGTCGATTCATTATTCAGGTTAGGCAGTACAATTTATTTGGGTTTCAGACGGTCATTTGCCTCTAGTGTGAGCCTTGCCTACACCTATAACACCAATACTGTCGGCCAAAATCGGCGGGCTAATTTCCTGCGTACCGTTGTTGAGTCGGGAGGAACGACCTTAAATTTCTTTTCTGAACAGCAACTGCGTCAGTTTTTCAGCCTGAGAGATGAGAACGGTCAACAGGCTGGTTTACAGTACTATAAATATTTACGACTTAATGTCGATTACCGACATTACTATCCCATCCGTTCACGTACCACGCTGGCTTTCCGGGTTAATACTGGACTTGTATACGGGTATGGTCCTACCAATGGGGTTCCTTACGAGAAACTGTTTTTTGCGGGTGGTAGTAACAGTGTACGGGCCTGGCTACCACGCCGGTTAGGACCGGGAGCCGCTTTTCCCTTCTCCAGTAATCCAAACTTCCCAGACGTTACACAATCAGGCCAGTTCGTTTATCTTTTCGAACAACCGGGCAATATTTTGCTGGAAGGATCAGCCGAGTTACGAGGGAGGCTGTTTCATCTCTTTGCAGATGTCAACGGAGCCATTTTTGTTGACGCAGGCAATGTCTGGACATTAAACAACAGCCGACCGGGGTCCGTGTTCCGGCTAAACACGTTCGTACCGCAAATTGCCGTTGGAACCGGCGTTGGACTACGATTCGACTTTTCTTTCTTTGTCGTCCGCTTTGACGGTGGGATCAAAGTTTGGGACCCGGCCAGACAATACCTGAACGATATCAAGGACGGCGGTCGTGACGAACGATTCATCTTACCCAAGTTCTCGTTAAAACAGTTGTCGAGCGGCCCAAATCCGCTGGTCATCAATTTTGGTATTGGCTATCCGTTCTGATTACCGACCATACCAGTTTAAGAGAATTTAACGGGTAAATCCTGCCAAAATGACAGCATCTTTGCGGCATTCTTTGTAATTTTGTAACTCAGTTGATGAGATCGGAAGCACGCAATGTGATGCTCCATCATCTTGATTTCCATCAATATACTGACTTACTGACACTTATGACGCTTATTCCCGAACTAACAATATTACAACCTGCTGATAAGGAAGCCATTGATCTGCCCCGCACGCTGAAAGATGAGCTGGCAGTCGGTAAAAAACGCCTGTACATCGAAAGCTATGGTTGCCAGATGAATTTTGCGGACAGTGAGATTGTAGCCGCCGTCATGCGCAATGCCGGTTTTGCCACCACCTCTTCCGCCGAAGATGCTGATCTGATTTTTCTAAATACCTGCGCTATCCGGGAGAATGCCGAGCAGAAGGTTCGGAATCGCCTGAAGCACCTTACGGGCTTGAAACGCCAGAAACCAGAGTTGCTCGTCGGCATGCTCGGTTGTATGGCCGAACGGCTGAAAACTAAACTTCTGGAAGAAGAAAAGGTCGTCGACATCGTCGCTGGTCCTGACGCGTATCGGGATATTCCGAAACTGGTTGAGGAAGCGGAATCGGGTCAAAAAGCAGTTAACGTGTTTTTGTCGCGCGAAGAAACCTACGCCGACATTTCGCCGATTCGCCTGAATTCAAATGGCGTAACGGCATTCGTTTCGATCATGCGGGGCTGCGACAACATGTGTAGCTTCTGCGTCGTGCCGTTCACGCGGGGTCGCGAGCGGAGCCGGGATGCCCACAGTGTCGTTCGGGAAGCGCAGGATTTATTTGATCAGGGCTACCGGGAAGTGACGCTACTCGGTCAGAACGTCGATTCCTATAAATGGCAGGGTGAATCCGAGCCGGTTGTCACGTTTGCCAATTTGCTTGAAATGGTGGCGCTTATCCATCCCGATTTGCGCGTCCGTTTTTCGACTTCCCACCCCAAGGATATCACCGACGATGTGTTGTACACGATGGCGAAGTACGATAACATCTGCAAGTACATTCATTTGCCCGCGCAAAGCGGCAACAGCCGGGTGCTGAAGATCATGAACCGGACCTACGACCGTCCTTGGTACATCGGAAAGATCGACCGCATTCGGGAGATTTTGGGCGAAGATTGTGGTATTTCGACCGATATGATCTCGGGTTTCTGCACCGAAGACGAGGCTGAACACCAGGAATCACTGTCGTTGATGGACTACGTTCGGTACGACTACGCGTACATGTTCGCTTATTCGGAACGGCCCGGTACGCTGGCTGCGAAGAAATACACCGACGACATTCCGGAAGACGTCAAAAAGCGTCGGCTAAATGAGATCATTGCCAAGCAGCTGGAACACTCTACCATCCGCAACCAGCGGCACATCGGTCAGGTGCAGCGCGTGCTGATCGAAGGAACGTCCAAGCGCTCGGACGATTTCCTGTGTGGCCGCAATGACCAGAATAAAATGGTTGTTTTCCCGAAAGGAAACCTGGCCAAAGGACAGTACGTCGACGTGCTGGTTACCGAATGCACCTCGGCTACCCTGCTGGGAGAAGTAGTTAGTCGTTAATTGTCGTTCCTGTGATTCGTTGCCGTTTGGCAAATAGGCCCAACAAATGACCGTTGCAGACGAATAATAACGACAAATGCCCTACGCATGAACAATCAAGAAATTCAAAGCGTTAAACAACGCTTCGGTATAATCGGTAATGCGCCCGCCCTCAACTACGCCATCAATGTAGCGATGCAGGTTGCAGCCACCGACCTGACCGTACTGATTACGGGCGAGAGCGGTAGTGGTAAAGAATCGTTTTCTAAAATCATTCACAGCCTAAGCGCCCGCAAGCACGGTCAATTCATTGCCATTAACTGCGGAGCTATTCCAGAAGGTACGATTGACTCGGAGCTGTTTGGTCACGAAAAAGGGTCCTTTACCGGTGCTGTCGATTCCCGGAAAGGTTACTTTGAGACAACCAACGGGGGGACTATCTTTCTCGACGAAATTGGCGAAATGCCGCTCGGCACCCAGGCTCGTTTGCTTCGGGTGCTGGAAAATGGCGAGTTCATCCGCGTAGGTTCCTCCAAAACGCAGAAAACCGACGTGCGCGTCGTGGCGGCAACCAACGTTAACTTGATGGACGCCGTTGACAAAGGGAATTTTCGCGAGGATTTATATTACCGACTGAATACCGTACCGATCTTCGTCCCTCCCCTGCGCGAACGCGGTACTGACATTGAGTTACTGTTCCGGAAGTTCACAACCGATTTTGCGGAGCGCTATCGCATCAGACCCCTTCAGCTAACAGAGGGAGCCAAGCAACTGCTGATGAGCTTTCCTTTTCCGGGCAATATCCGGCAGCTAAAGAACATTGCGGAACAGGTATCGATCCTCGAATCGGAGCAAAACAAACCGATTGAAGCCGAAACGTTGAACAAATACCTGCCTCAGCAGCAGCCAAGTAACCGCACGCTGGCCTTGTTTCCGCAAGCGCAAGGCACGTCTGGATCAGACAATTTTTCCGAGCGCGAGTTGCTCTATAAGGTCTTGTTCGATATGCGCCGGGACGTGAACGATCTCAAAAAACTGGTTCGCGATGTGCTGGGTAATGAACAGGATGGCCGGCAAATTCTAAATAACCACAAAGATCTGTTCGATTCGATTCAGTCCGACGCAGACCATCCACCAGCCGAAACAAGCGTAACGCGTTTCTTACCGGCGGTCAACGGTTCGACCCGGCCTGACAGTCCACCGCCCTCGGAAACGTATAATACGCATCCGCCGGTGCAGCTCTTCGATGACGTAGACCGGGACATTAACGACGTGACGGTTGAGGATGTCACGCACGAAACCGAAGAAGACGATTCGCTTTCGCTCGAACGGCAGGAAAAAGAAATGATTCTAAAAGCCTTACGGCGGAACAACAATAAACGCAAATACGCAGCGCAGGCACTGGGTATTTCCGAACGAACGTTATACCGCAAAATCAAGCAGTATGAAATTGATGAAGAATAAACGTCAGCCAGCAGCGACCAGTCAGCGGCCAGCAGTAAGCCTAGGCAGGCTATCCGGCAGACATTGGCTCGGGTTACTGCTGGTTGTCGGCTGTTCACTGTTCACGACCAGCTGTGGTGTGTACTCGTTTACAGGTACGACGCTGTCGCCGGACATCAAGACAGTGACCGTCAACAATTTTGTGTTAGCCACCGCCGGTGGCCCGGCCAATTTGCCGCTGACCTTTAACGAACGACTGAAAGAATATTACCAGCGGTACACGAATCTTAAGGTAGTTCCCAACAATGGCGACATGGTGCTGGAAGGAAACATAACCGGCTATGATCTGCTGGCAGTTGCCCCAACAGCGCAGGACCAGGCGGGCGTCAACCGGCTTCAAATCACCGTGCTGGCCCGGTTCTACAACAACAAAGACGAAAGCAAAAACTTTGAGCAGTCGTTTTCGTTCTACCAGGATTTTCCGCAGAATCAGACGCTTAGCCAAAACGAAAGCCGTTTAATACCAAAGATTCTGGATCAGATCGTTCTGGATATTTTTAATAAGACAGCTGCCGACTGGTAAGCGTCGGGTATGAATGATGAGCGTCGACCGGTAAAATTTATCGAGGTTTATCATTCGTAACTTACCATCCGTACTTACTTTTGACCAACCGTAACACACGAATTAATATGCTGCCAATCGACAAAGAAACGTTTTCCTACTGGGTCACGCATCCGGATGACCTGTCTTCGACCGACTTCGTCCAGTTGCAGGAAAGCCTGCAAACCTACCCGTACTGCCAGGCGTTACACACGCTGACGGCAAAAGCGGCTTCCATTCACCTCAAAGGTCAGACAGTTCCTTTCACCCGGCAGGCAGCCGCTCACGCCTTGAGCCGTAATGCGCTGCGCAAATTGATCGACAATGAGTTTCAGTGGTCGGAGAATCTGCTGACCAAATTAAACGAACTCTCGACCAAGCACGTCCCTATTCCAGAGGATTACCAGCAGGAAAGCTATGCTTTGTTCAAATCAAAAGCAGGTCTTAGTGGCGGATTTCCCAAGATGCCTTTGATCCGTCTGCCCGAACCAGCGCAGTCCGAAAACGAAACAATTCCAACCCCTGAAGACCCAACACTTACCGAGACGGCCCTGCAAAAGGACCTTGCTCAGATTGCCGAACCAGTAGCGGTCGAGCCGGCCCCCGCCCCGGTTGATCTCGAACGCAAACGCCAGTTTGATCTGATCGAAGACTTTATTAAGAAAGAGCCACGCATTTCGCCCGTACGCGCCAAAATCAACGAACCCGTTGACCAGGAAGACTTAACGAAGCGGAGCAAACCTACGGGTGGCGGTCTGGTTACGGAAAGTTTCGCTAAAATCTTGGCAAAACAAGGTAAACTTGACAAGGCACGCGAAATCTATGAACAGTTAATAGTGAAAAATCCAGAGAAAAAAGCGTACTTTGCGGCAAAAATCAGTGAACTATCGAGTGCAGCCAGCGAATCAAGCGACTCATAAATCCACTCTTATTCATTGAAATAACTCTTTACTGATAAACGCACCGGCCTTCCGGTGATAACTAAACATTCATGATAACGGCAACTATTGTCATCATTTGTATCCTCACCGTCCTGTTGATTTTGATTGTACTCATTCAGAACTCAAAAGGTGGTGGCTTAGCCGGTGAATTTGGCGGACTAGGTTCTAATCAGCTTATGGGCGTCAAGAAAACGACTGACCTGCTGGAGCAAATCACCTGGGGCCTTGGCATCGGCGTAATGGTCTTATCCCTGGCTTCCTACATTATGGTTGATCGGAACCAGGCCGGTGGAATCAACAGCGTTAACGTAGATCGCGCTCAAACCCAAACGCTTCCTGGCTCCGCAGCGCCTACGCCAAGTCCGGCAGCGGGTGCAGCACCAAGCCAGGCGGTACCGGGTGCCGCTACACCAGGCGCGTCAACGTCTGCACTGACGCCACAGAAATAAAACAAAAAGACTTTGTTAAAACGGCTCTGGTAGCATGTCTACCAGAGCCGTTTTTATTTGGCAGCAAACGAGTCGGTGTTACTAGGCTACCGCTTGCGCCAGCAACTGACGGGCAATGGGCAAAAGCGTTTCCTGAACCGGATACGTCCGCTGACTTTCCAGGATGAATGTTGCCGGATTAGGCAGATGCCGATGCCGCCGGATTAGATCAAGTTTGATATTTTCAACGGTGTTGACAAAACTTCGGCGAATCGCTTCTACAAATTGAAAACGAACCAGACGGCCACCTGGCTCCTGTTCAGAATAAAGCGTCAGGCAGAAATAGTAAATCTGCGTCTCGGCCTGATTAGTGGCTTGCAGAAATAAGTAGCCTTCTTCGGGTCGTAGTGGCAGCAAACCAACCGGCGACAGCGTCAACGAACCCGCAATGTCGGCCCACTGCTGCTGCCCTTCTGTCAGCATCGTCTGAAAGCGGGGCAGCGCAAAATTCATGATCGTGTCGATCTCGTTCATGAACTCATCGTCCGTTACCTCAGATTTGTATTCAATTCGGGGCGGTGGTCCGGTAACTCGCTCTGCACGCTTGGGAAACGCGGCATTTAACGTACCTTTGCCCCGCGAAAAGCGCACGCCAGCCTCGTAGTGATTTCGTAGATCCGGCAAATCGGGGCAAAGTTTGTTTTCTGTAAAGTTCTGTCGGACGGCCTGTAAGTATGCCATCAAGACATATTTCTGGTACTCGGCATCAAGCCAATTTTGCGTAAACCAATCGGACTGTAATTTTTTCATAGACTCAATCCTGCACTTTAGTCAACATATTGGTACCTCAACATACCGAAGAAAGCTTGAATAACCAAATAGTGTTTGCTAAAAAAGATTGATGCACGAATGAATCGACCAGAAGTTAGCGAATGGCAGTATGTCAGGCTAAAGTCTGAAAATTTGACAGTTTATCGGCTTGGCACAGAAATTGGCACTTACAAAACAGCGTGTAATGCATTGCACAAACAGTTAATAACCTTAATCAACTCATTGTCATGGTAGCAGAAACGGAAAGCGTTAAAGTGAACGTGAAACCGCTGGCTGACCGGGTGCTGGTAGAAGCAGCTCCGGCCGAAGAAAAAACCTCGTTCGGCATCATTATCCCCGATACGGCAAAGGAAAAACCACAGCGCGGTACGGTTGTAGCCGTTGGTGCGGGTAAGAAAGATGAACCCCTTACGGTTCAGGTGGGCGACACGGTGTTGTACGGCAAATATGCTGGTACCGAAATCACCGTTGATGGCAAAGAATACCTCATCATGCGCGAATCGGACATTTTCGCAATTCTTTAATTCTAAGCGTTTCGATAATTCTTTAACGGGATTATCAAGGCAACGTTTTTTGTAATCCAAACTGATTCTAAAGCACAATGGCTAAGAAAATTTTCTTCGATACCGAAGCCCGCGAGCGTATCAAAAAGGGTGTTGACACCCTGGCCGACGCGGTAAAAGTTACCCTCGGACCTAAAGGCCGGAACGTAATTCTGGATAAGAAATTCGGCTCGCCTGCAATCACCAAAGATGGTGTAACGGTAGCTAAAGAAATTGAACTGAAGGACGCCATGGAAAACATGGGTGCTCAGTTGGTAAAAGAAGTGGCTTCGAAAACGGCTGATTCAGCGGGTGACGGTACCACAACGGCAACGGTTCTTGCTCAGGCGATCTACTCGATCGGCGCGAAGAACGTAGCTGCTGGTGCAAACCCAATGGATCTGAAGCGTGGCATCGACAAAGCCGTTACGGCCGTAACAGCGAACCTGGCGCAACAGGCACAGACAGTTGGTGACGACTTCGGCAAAATTGCTCAGGTTGCTACCATCTCGGCTAACCACGACGAGGAAATCGGTACGATGATCGCCGAAGCCATGAAGAAAGTGGGTAAAGAAGGTGTGATCACGGTTGAAGAAGCACGCGGTACTGAAACGGAAGTAAAAACCGTAGAAGGTATGCAGTTTGACCGGGGTTACCTGTCTCCATACTTCGTGACGAACACCGAGAAAATGGAAGTTGAACTGGATCGTCCGTTCATCCTGATTTCGGAGAAGAAAGTATCGTCGATGAAAGAGTTGCTGCCTGTTCTGGAGCAAGTAGCTCAAACCGGTCGTCCGCTGCTGATCATTGCAGAAGACGTTGACGGTGAAGCACTGGCTACGCTGGTAGTAAACAAAATCCGGGGTGCGCTGAAAGTTGCCGCCGTGAAGGCTCCGGGCTTTGGTGACCGTCGTAAGGCTATGCTGGAAGACATCGCTATCCTAACGGGTGGTCAGGTGATCAGCGAAGAGCGCGGTTTCAAACTCGAAAACGCGTCGATCGATTACTTAGGTCAAGCCGAAAAAATCCTGATCGACAAAGACAACACAACTGTTGTTAATGGCGTAGGTCAGAAAGAAGATATCACCGGTCGCGTTAACCAAATCAAAGCGCAGATCGAAAACACGACATCGGACTACGACCGCGAGAAATTGCAGGAGCGTCTGGCCAAACTGTCGGGTGGTGTGGCTATCCTCTACATCGGTGCTGCTACCGAAGTAGAAATGAAAGAAAAGAAAGACCGCGTT contains the following coding sequences:
- the lptE gene encoding LPS assembly lipoprotein LptE produces the protein MKNKRQPAATSQRPAVSLGRLSGRHWLGLLLVVGCSLFTTSCGVYSFTGTTLSPDIKTVTVNNFVLATAGGPANLPLTFNERLKEYYQRYTNLKVVPNNGDMVLEGNITGYDLLAVAPTAQDQAGVNRLQITVLARFYNNKDESKNFEQSFSFYQDFPQNQTLSQNESRLIPKILDQIVLDIFNKTAADW
- a CDS encoding co-chaperone GroES; this encodes MVAETESVKVNVKPLADRVLVEAAPAEEKTSFGIIIPDTAKEKPQRGTVVAVGAGKKDEPLTVQVGDTVLYGKYAGTEITVDGKEYLIMRESDIFAIL
- a CDS encoding BamA/TamA family outer membrane protein; the encoded protein is MKKIDGVRCMMYDWLAGRTLCILHHKSVVIVCMLTVALSGCLSSKKLQGDQYLLTAQTVKGNRTVTREQLESLIPQRPNRRTLGLPITPPLWFYQLGLHSYNREAVLRELQAKTNEFEQQSQQLANQPKALKKLNRRFSRQAKKLRLKAEEGNWLMRNLGEPPSYFAERDAQTNAAKMQKYLSDKGFFHARTAYKLDTLRRRQIRVNYLITENAGFYLRTVRYEIDDPRVDSLVRSSLNVSKLKSGDRFDLDNISGEKVRIESLLRDQGYYTFSRQYIPVTDLDTTRRSTERLPTVDTLRRNIDVYLRILNPPGQSAHPIYRIGDVEVRISPDEQQSPVVSTELDTVKRNGITYLLGGRNISSRILDSKIRIRPGELYSQTNYRETQRSLFLLNQFKFVNLNFIDTTNRRLRALVTATPLDKYEATAESGVTVLYQGQGYPGGFGNLTFRVRNLFGGLETFETSIRYGFEAQTGFLPKAISERQVYSSQELGISSSLIFPQIIFPSRLRFLFNTYNPRTQLSISYNNSFRPDFRRSLLRASMAYNWQISPTKQFNFLIADINLINAGAGTDSLVSSSFYEQVDSLFRLGSTIYLGFRRSFASSVSLAYTYNTNTVGQNRRANFLRTVVESGGTTLNFFSEQQLRQFFSLRDENGQQAGLQYYKYLRLNVDYRHYYPIRSRTTLAFRVNTGLVYGYGPTNGVPYEKLFFAGGSNSVRAWLPRRLGPGAAFPFSSNPNFPDVTQSGQFVYLFEQPGNILLEGSAELRGRLFHLFADVNGAIFVDAGNVWTLNNSRPGSVFRLNTFVPQIAVGTGVGLRFDFSFFVVRFDGGIKVWDPARQYLNDIKDGGRDERFILPKFSLKQLSSGPNPLVINFGIGYPF
- the groL gene encoding chaperonin GroEL (60 kDa chaperone family; promotes refolding of misfolded polypeptides especially under stressful conditions; forms two stacked rings of heptamers to form a barrel-shaped 14mer; ends can be capped by GroES; misfolded proteins enter the barrel where they are refolded when GroES binds), with the protein product MAKKIFFDTEARERIKKGVDTLADAVKVTLGPKGRNVILDKKFGSPAITKDGVTVAKEIELKDAMENMGAQLVKEVASKTADSAGDGTTTATVLAQAIYSIGAKNVAAGANPMDLKRGIDKAVTAVTANLAQQAQTVGDDFGKIAQVATISANHDEEIGTMIAEAMKKVGKEGVITVEEARGTETEVKTVEGMQFDRGYLSPYFVTNTEKMEVELDRPFILISEKKVSSMKELLPVLEQVAQTGRPLLIIAEDVDGEALATLVVNKIRGALKVAAVKAPGFGDRRKAMLEDIAILTGGQVISEERGFKLENASIDYLGQAEKILIDKDNTTVVNGVGQKEDITGRVNQIKAQIENTTSDYDREKLQERLAKLSGGVAILYIGAATEVEMKEKKDRVDDALHATRAAVEEGIVTGGGIALIRAISALDSVQGSNEDEKTGVNIIRVALESPLRTIVANAGGEGSVIVNKVKDGQDGFGYNAKNDTFEDLFAAGIIDPKKVTRLALENAASIAGLLLTTECVIADEPEEAPAGGGAPGMHGGGMGGMM
- the secG gene encoding preprotein translocase subunit SecG translates to MITATIVIICILTVLLILIVLIQNSKGGGLAGEFGGLGSNQLMGVKKTTDLLEQITWGLGIGVMVLSLASYIMVDRNQAGGINSVNVDRAQTQTLPGSAAPTPSPAAGAAPSQAVPGAATPGASTSALTPQK
- the miaB gene encoding tRNA (N6-isopentenyl adenosine(37)-C2)-methylthiotransferase MiaB, which gives rise to MTLIPELTILQPADKEAIDLPRTLKDELAVGKKRLYIESYGCQMNFADSEIVAAVMRNAGFATTSSAEDADLIFLNTCAIRENAEQKVRNRLKHLTGLKRQKPELLVGMLGCMAERLKTKLLEEEKVVDIVAGPDAYRDIPKLVEEAESGQKAVNVFLSREETYADISPIRLNSNGVTAFVSIMRGCDNMCSFCVVPFTRGRERSRDAHSVVREAQDLFDQGYREVTLLGQNVDSYKWQGESEPVVTFANLLEMVALIHPDLRVRFSTSHPKDITDDVLYTMAKYDNICKYIHLPAQSGNSRVLKIMNRTYDRPWYIGKIDRIREILGEDCGISTDMISGFCTEDEAEHQESLSLMDYVRYDYAYMFAYSERPGTLAAKKYTDDIPEDVKKRRLNEIIAKQLEHSTIRNQRHIGQVQRVLIEGTSKRSDDFLCGRNDQNKMVVFPKGNLAKGQYVDVLVTECTSATLLGEVVSR
- a CDS encoding sigma-54 interaction domain-containing protein; translated protein: MNNQEIQSVKQRFGIIGNAPALNYAINVAMQVAATDLTVLITGESGSGKESFSKIIHSLSARKHGQFIAINCGAIPEGTIDSELFGHEKGSFTGAVDSRKGYFETTNGGTIFLDEIGEMPLGTQARLLRVLENGEFIRVGSSKTQKTDVRVVAATNVNLMDAVDKGNFREDLYYRLNTVPIFVPPLRERGTDIELLFRKFTTDFAERYRIRPLQLTEGAKQLLMSFPFPGNIRQLKNIAEQVSILESEQNKPIEAETLNKYLPQQQPSNRTLALFPQAQGTSGSDNFSERELLYKVLFDMRRDVNDLKKLVRDVLGNEQDGRQILNNHKDLFDSIQSDADHPPAETSVTRFLPAVNGSTRPDSPPPSETYNTHPPVQLFDDVDRDINDVTVEDVTHETEEDDSLSLERQEKEMILKALRRNNNKRKYAAQALGISERTLYRKIKQYEIDEE